cttttttttttactcggtcaataaatttcattaaaaaaaatgcaCAAAATGCACAAAGCATATTAGGCCAAGCTATTCTAACTAATCGCGAGGCCACCTAAAAGAACTCGGCCTATTTAAAACGGAAATAAACTTCGCCCGACCATTCAATTGCTTGAACGAACAtcggcctaccctcataaaattTAAAATATCCTCAatcgacaaacatgcttgtttAGCCAAAACATCCGCGGTAAAATTAACCTCTCTATAGCTATGGATATAGCGAATGCTACTATAAGACACACACACGATTCTCCACTTTTGAGCCAAATCCCATGGTAATTCACCTTTTTGTAAAGCTCGTATGCAACTCAACGAATCTGACCTAATGCAAACCTTTGGAACATTCCATCTTTTTGCCACCATCAGTACCATATATAATAGCGCAGACTTCAGCATAGTAATTAGACCTCCATCCGAGACCAACGCATAACGCACCAAGCATCCTTGAGTTGGCATCTCGAAAAGACACTCCTGCACCAGCTTGGCCTGGATTCCCCAAAAAAGCTCCATCACAGCATAACAAAATTTCTCCAACATCCGGAAGAGAGTTTTTATACGATCTATGATACACATTGAAATAGTTCAAGATGCCCAAATTATCAAGAGTATTAAACATATGGCTCTTCATTCGAATAGAGTATCACGCATTACCTGATAAACTCGACCTTTAAAACCAAGTCAATTGACTGCCACATGTTGGATGACCACCACATGTACTTGGTGACCCAAACCGTCAGTAAAGGCAcatgttttttttctctctctcaagTAAAGGCACATGTTGCTCCTTATCTCTTGGGATAAAGACAGTCATGCGAACTTGGTAATTGCCCCTTTGTGGCCAACATGGGATGACCATGGTTTTCATAATCTTGCAAGCAGATGTATAATGATACTAGCTTGTGAGAATACGAGCTCACTGCTGACAATACGAGCTCTCTTCGTAGCATTGGAATTGATTAGTATGCTCGCACGGTTCTCTTGTAAGTCGATAATTATTCACAATGTGGCTTAAAAGAAAACACCCGCCATTAAAAATGAGGTCTCACTCTCACAGCTGAAGGGACGAAAATCAGCCTCTATGAGCATGGTCTCCAAAATTATTGATGAACACAAGAAACACAAGGCTACTTACCAAATgaaagggaaaagaaataagagaaacATACCGGGCAAGAAGGGATGTTGCTTCCTTCCCATAAACAGATTACAGAAAATGAAGAATTCCAAGGAATTAGATTTAACCCAGACTTGGAACGGAGAGACGTCAAGGaactgatttttcatcttcattaacCAACTCTCCACAGTGACCATATCAAGCCACCTCTTCTTTCCTTAAAAACAAATATACCCCCTCCTACCCCCTACATAGAGGCCAAATATACCCCCTCCTACATGGATGCTTTACGAATATATCTATAAGATGGATCAGCCGATTACAAATGATTAGATGCAAATAAACTATGTTCACCAGGATTACGATCAggaaaaagaaaagcaaaagccAGCTCTATATTGTTACAAAATTAGGAGGAAGAACTAGAATGAACAACGGTCCTCAGCCCTCAGCACTTTTGGCTactgcaatcttttcttcttgcTGACATCAGAATTGCCATCAGTGAGCATCACAACTACATCTTCCTCATCCACAACTTCTATTTTTTTCTCACCACAGTAGCCATCACCAACACTTGAATGAGCTGAAGAATTTGAATTGGAAATTTCAGATAGCTTTCTTTTAGCTCCGGCGGAAACAAATGCAAGTTCTGTTGGAACTATTTCTACGTCATCATCGTCCTCAGCTTCTACCACTGTTGATTGAGATGCACTTGATGTGCTCGCTCCATTGCTAACAGCCACGCTATCATCTTTTTCCTTAGAGGGGGCTGGTGTCCATCCGGATAAAACCATCCCATCAGGTTCCTTTTCATCATCAAATTCATCTCTGTAGTTTTTAACAAAGAATCATTACCCTTCTCAACCAACAATTAAGACGTGTTTctaaaaacaattttcaaaactCCAATGATGCGGATAGGAGATTAGTGAACTGTCAGCAACCTTGAACAGGTTTTAGTGTAACTGGCTAACATCTCTATATCATACTGTCTGATCTAATTATTCCTGGAAGCCCCATGATGAATTGAAACATATGTATAGATTTGGTAAAACAAACCTGTGCTTGATATTAATATTGCACGCAAATTCCTGCTGAAGATCCTCTACAGTAAGCACCGTCCCACTAGTAACAGGAGAAGGAAGCTCAGCTAGCACCTGACAGAAAAATGAGATAAGCAAATATAAATCATCATTGGACAAGTGAGAAACAGTCCCAGTTAAAAACTGAATCAATACAAAGTCTAGATTACCTTATCAAGGTTTGCTGTATAATTGGCTACCATAGCTTGGTCAAGATCATCTCCAACCTCGTAGAGGAGAGCTGACCCGTGCATGATTAAAGGCAAACACATGCCAAGCTTATTCTTGACAATCTTTTCAACAAAGTCCCGCAACTTCGAAGAGTTTGTATTAACCTCAAGTGACAAGGGGGTCTTCCACATAGCACACAATCAGAATGTTGTAATcaagaaaaaacaagaaaacaagccACTGACAATAAATATACCTCAGAGCAGACATAACACGATTTGTTTGGCTCAAATGGCTCTACTGGCATCAAAAGCATCTTTCTAGATGGATGTTCAAGGCAGTATGTCATCCTGCACAAACAATCAGGTGAGCttagattcaagatagatgtCTAAATATGAACCAAAGATAAAATTTGCTAATGAATTTAACTTCTAAACACAAGTTTACTTCATATCAATTCCTGAAGGAAAAGGCTGAACTGAGCTACACAATTGAGTTGGATATGAAATTTGATGCTTACAACCACCTGATAACTTAAATggttaacatataaatttttaaATTGACCATCAGCAACTTCAGACCTAATAAAAACTTACTAATTGTTTAAGCACAAAAGAAACATCTTTATGATGTAGCATAAAACAAAAATCACTCAACAAGTGAAAGAAATGCTTTGATCCCGAACCTGCAGTTGTTTGAATTACTTTGAAGCACCTTAATAGCCTCAATCACAATCAACCCAGCAATAATTGCATTTGTTGTCGCAACTGCATGCACAATATTCCCCGCAATACCTTTAGCTTCAAAAAGACTATGCAATGGTATACCAAAAGAAGATGCACGAATATTTGCAGCAGCAGTGACGAATTCCACAGCTAACTGATCATCCTTGTCGAATATCAGATTACCAATTTCCTGTTAACCAAGCAATACATGAAGAGTTAGTGCTGTTACATACCTGAacgaaaacaaaagaaagaagcaACAGCTGCAACCAAAGAAACCAAAGGACCTGTAACCAGTACAAACTTCAGAAAAGGGAAACAAACCAGACCTTATCTCTTTTTCCAAGAAATAGTTTCAAAGCCTCCAACAAGATTTTTGAATTTTCAGAAAGGCTCCAGATATCCTGTGGATTCTTCAAGCTGAGAGAGGCCATTGCAGACACTGATGATGGGTTCTCAGTATCAGACACTTTATCAGCATTTCCATTACTCTGGATGAAACCGTTAGGGAAAACATCCTTGCTGTAAATAGGCCTTGGTCTATTTCTGTTTTTCCATGTCTCCTCATTACTTAAAGCCACTTCAATGTTGTATCCAAAGACATGATCGTATATTCTTCTCCCATACTGCTCTGGATCTTCACCCTCCCTTCGTTCAAATACATCCTCTACATGTTCTGATGAGCTAGCAGCATCATTTGAACGTACATTTAAATCATTCTCCTGAGTCTTGTCTCCAAACAACTTAGCAAAGAGCAACTCCTTCGCCCAGACAATACAGTGAACAAACTacaaagaaaggaaaagaaacagCAACATCAGTCGAAGGATGGCAACATAGAAGAAGTGCAACATAAGAGAAATCACCAGCTTCTATACGAATAACAGATATATAGAGAACTTGACAACTACCACTAACAGATATTGCTCACGCTCAAATCTATGAGGAATTCACAGCACAGAAGTGGCAGCCACAATCAGCTATGCATTCATGGTTGCCAACTAAAATATAGAATGATGCAACACGACTGCAATGCGATAGAAATAATTTATTCAAACTATAATATGCCAAACATAGGCAAATCATCACAAAAGCATCCAAAAGCCGCTCTTCAAATTACCTTTGATGGAGTACTAGTAATGGTGCACACGGGATAAGATTTTGGAGTGGGCTTGGGTTGACATTCATAGCACTCTGTTTTACCCTTGATATGCACAGTTACCTGATAAGAAACATTTATCCATCAGAAACAAACAAATaagaaatgacaaaaaaaaaaaaacgaatataAGCATAACCCCTTCTGATTCTGCTTCGACCAAATTAAACCGATAAACTATTTGCATAATATTATATTATACTTTACATTGCACCATTTGGATACGATGCCTACAGGCATGTATCTTATATGGCATCCACAATGTGGGTCAATCAGAATGGAACTGAGAAATCCATATGTTGAGCCATCTAAGTTAACTTTAACTGTTGAACCAAATATTACCCATTACCAAATTGAACCAAATATAACTTCATCACACCAACAAACATagatagaggcaacaatataacAACTAACAACAATATTACTCAATAGCTCAAAACAATATATAACCCTGATGTCCACTACAGCTAGTTCATGATAAGATACTAAATTTCTGAGATATTTTCTTTGTAAAACAAACAACCTACGAAGCGAAGCAAGAAAACCGTTTCAAATTTATGGTAAGGTGTACTCCTTCGGCTATTCATTATTTTCTGTCACCATTTCCCAGATACTACGGTATCATAGACCAAATGACAAACACACTGTAAATAAGACAAGAAGCCATACCTAGCATTACTTTTCAATAATAAATAATACAAGGGATAAGAGAAATTCATTCTCATGGACATGAACAAAATAAGTCTGACCAAAATAACCCAGAGAATTCAACAAAGAGAAACATAGACAAGACCAAAATACCATAACAAACACATTATTACCTGTCCCAAGAACCCAGTAGTTCCACTTTCTACCAGAGGAACATCAGCTGCCAAGCAAAGGCGATTGACATGCCGCCTAGCATCTAAATTATCAAGGCCATTCAAGACAACATTAAATTGCTTAAAGAAGTCCACATTAAAGTCGGGATCCTTCACATTTGCATGGTAGGGAGTTATGTTTATTTGAGGCCTAAATCTTAAGACTGCATCTCGAGCAACCTGTTTATAATAGATAAAATGTTATAATCAACAGTATCTCAATCAGTGACTACAAAATAAAACCCCAATATGAACCCAAATGACATCCACTTACTTTGGCCTTAGACTGCCCCACATGCGATTTTCGAAACAAAAATTGCCTGTTGAGGTTGCTCACTTCAATTGTGTCCATGTCAATCtgaaatataaaattttgtcATTTTTCCTTTgatattttaaaataaaatcaattccctTATTAGATCAATAGCAGCTGGGCATTAATCCAGCTAAACATGATTTGCTAAACCAATTCAAGTGGCCCttcattaaatacataattaCTTAACACCAAACCAAACATAAGATTGTAAAAATAAAACCAAAAGCAGCTACTGAAAGGAAATGCAAAACTCACCTACAACATAGTTCACGAATCTAGTTTTTGGTATTCATAGACTATACCGGGCAGCAGATTGTGCCAACCATGCCCACATGCTTAGTGAAATAGCATCCTCTAATTACCAAATGAAAAAACCTAAAACCACAAAAAGAACCCCTCCCTCCTCCCTCAAgagggaacaaaaaaaaaaaaactctgtcCGCACACAGCTTAACGAAGCTGGTACCATAACACTAACAAGTTCTTCACATcacatttgaacaccaaactaatATGCCCTAATCCATATGCAAGCACTGATTCAACTAAAGGAAACTAATCTAACATTCAAATTAGGTTTTAAGAAACCATAGTTTCAGTAACAAGTAAAACCCCCAAATAAACTCAACCAAACGTCATGAAAAATAAAGATCAGAGCAACTCACAATGTGAATATCTTGAAACCCAGAAAGAGCTAGTGTCTTAAGCAGTTCACACCCTATTCCTCCAGCTCCAACCATCAACACCTTCGAACTCTGCGCGGTTTAACACACACACAGAGAGATTACTTAAATTAAGTTCCAAAAGTGGAtttgtaaagagagagagagacgtaCCTTGATTGACTGTGACTGCTGTTCTGACGCCATTAGAGTAGAAAAACAAAACCGAATCTagagaaaaatatggagaaactgaaactagggtttcgattcgagttttagagagagagaaaatcagaaaaataagaaaagaagagGGAATCTAAAAGGGTTGCCCCGAAAGGGTTGTGGAAAGAGcgccaaaggaaaaagaaaaacgcGACTAGTATTCTCCATTTAACCCCATTTTAAGAGAGAGAAGGCTCAGAGAGAAGTCCTCGATTGGAACAACTGTAGATTTTAATGTACAACCACTTCTTGGTGTCGAAT
This DNA window, taken from Papaver somniferum cultivar HN1 unplaced genomic scaffold, ASM357369v1 unplaced-scaffold_133, whole genome shotgun sequence, encodes the following:
- the LOC113333666 gene encoding SUMO-activating enzyme subunit 2-like — translated: MASEQQSQSIKSSKVLMVGAGGIGCELLKTLALSGFQDIHIIDMDTIEVSNLNRQFLFRKSHVGQSKAKVARDAVLRFRPQINITPYHANVKDPDFNVDFFKQFNVVLNGLDNLDARRHVNRLCLAADVPLVESGTTGFLGQVTVHIKGKTECYECQPKPTPKSYPVCTITSTPSKFVHCIVWAKELLFAKLFGDKTQENDLNVRSNDAASSSEHVEDVFERREGEDPEQYGRRIYDHVFGYNIEVALSNEETWKNRNRPRPIYSKDVFPNGFIQSNGNADKVSDTENPSSVSAMASLSLKNPQDIWSLSENSKILLEALKLFLGKRDKEIGNLIFDKDDQLAVEFVTAAANIRASSFGIPLHSLFEAKGIAGNIVHAVATTNAIIAGLIVIEAIKVLQSNSNNCRMTYCLEHPSRKMLLMPVEPFEPNKSCYVCSETPLSLEVNTNSSKLRDFVEKIVKNKLGMCLPLIMHGSALLYEVGDDLDQAMVANYTANLDKVLAELPSPVTSGTVLTVEDLQQEFACNINIKHRDEFDDEKEPDGMVLSGWTPAPSKEKDDSVAVSNGASTSSASQSTVVEAEDDDDVEIVPTELAFVSAGAKRKLSEISNSNSSAHSSVGDGYCGEKKIEVVDEEDVVVMLTDGNSDVSKKKRLQ